One Cololabis saira isolate AMF1-May2022 chromosome 18, fColSai1.1, whole genome shotgun sequence genomic region harbors:
- the hsdl1 gene encoding inactive hydroxysteroid dehydrogenase-like protein 1, whose product MASVDSFQFLYGEIARSCSSYVETLALVGALYTASRAIILLTDCCTLIRVHFLPRMIPTKKLTQRYGDWAVIYGGSQTVAKAYAEELARHGVSIIFVTQDSTSVRDAAASLSQSYGVETAIISVDFSLGEAGSKAIKEEMRGKDVGFLVNCMDESLASPQSLTETPEQVLLDQVNRTIASATLMTRIVLPGMLERSRGAVINISSVACCRPLRGRVTLAAFNGYLDCFSRALHLEYSSKGIFIQSLIPFQIASSEQQPTSSLLSSTSLRESWFVPKPEVYARHAISTLGVSNRTTGYWPHTLLYGLVRCIPEWIWLLGSRMLNSAS is encoded by the exons ATGGCCTCAGTTGACAGCTTTCAGTTTTTGTACGGAGAAATTGCTCGGTCATGCAGCTCTTATGTTGAAACCCTGGCTTTAGTTGGGGCTCTGTACACGGCCAGCAGAGCAATAATCCTCCTGACTGACTGTTGCACCTTAATTAGGGTGCATTTCCTCCCGAGGATGATCCCAACTAAGAAACTGACCCAGAGGTATGGAGACTGGGCTGTCATCTATG GTGGATCTCAAACTGTAGCCAAAGCTTATGCTGAGGAGCTGGCCAGACACGGCGTAAGCATTATCTTTGTAACTCAGGACAGCACCTCCGTtagagatgctgctgcatctctCTCCCAGAGCTACGGAGTGGAAACCGCCATCATCTCTGTGGACTTCTCTCTGGGCGAAGCAGGGAGCAAGGCCAtcaaggaagaaatgaggggtaAAGATGTCGGCTTTCTGGTCAATTGTATGGATGAGTCCCTAGCCTCCCCTCAGAGCCTCACTGAAACGCCTGAGCAGGTCCTACTTGATCAGGTAAATAGGACCATCGCTTCTGCTACCCTGATGACCCGAATAGTACTGCCGGGAATGCTGGAGCGCAGCAGAGGGGCCGTGATTAATATATCATCAGTTGCTTGCTGCAGACCCCTGCGTGGAAGAGTGACACTCGCCGCTTTTAAT ggATACTTGGATTGTTTCTCAAGAGCTCTCCACTTGGAGTACAGCAGCAAAGGAATTTTCATTCAGAGTCTGATCCCTTTCCAG ATAGCTTCAAGTGAGCAGCAGCCAACATCATCATTACTGTCATCAACATCATTAAGAGAAAGCTGGTTTGTTCCAAAGCCGGAGGTTTATGCGCGCCATGCCATCTCTACGTTGGGCGTGTCTAACAGAACCACTGGCTACTGGCCTCATACACTGCTG TATGGACTGGTGAGGTGTATTCCAGAGTGGATTTGGCTTCTCGGGTCCCGGATGCTCAACAGTGCAAGCTAA